CATTCAATGGTCACAAGGGCAAAGGCTGGCATACACAAACCTATTCAGAAGTTGTGCTTAACTGCGTCCAAGCATATTATGCATGATGACGATTTCATGGAGCCAACTTGTTTCTCGGCTGCAAGAAAAATTCCGGAATGGAGGGATGCAATTGATGTTCAGATCAATGCATTAATTAAGAATGGCACATACTCTCTGGTGCCGTATGAAAAAGGTATGAATATGGTGGGTTCCAAGTGGGTGTATCGCGTTaaacagaattcagatggttcaATCAACAAGAGAAAGGCGCGTCTTGTTGCCAAGGGATATAACCAACAACTTGGTATTGGCTATGGTGAAAACGTTTTCACCAGTGGTAAAGCCGTGCACTATAAGGCTTGTACTGTCAATTGCTGTAATGCGCAACTGGGATATCAAACAGCTGGATGTGGAGAACGCCTTTCTGCATGGAGACCTGAAAGAGGATGTGTATATGCAGCAGCCTCAGGGGTATGTCGATGAACTGCATCCATCCCATGTCTGCAAGCTGCACAAATCACTCTATGGCCTTAAACAGGCGCCTAGAGCGTGGTTTTCAAAACTGAGCAACTACTTGGTACAGTTGGGATTTCAAGGGTCCATTTCTGACACTTCTCTCTTCATTCATCAAACAAAGGATTCAACATTGTACGTTTTAGTTTATGTTGATGACATAATAGTGACTGGTTCACATCCTTTTCAGATCTCAGGCTTAATCAAAGATCTCAGTGCTGTGTTTGCATTAAAGGATTTGGgtgatctttctttctttttgggaGTTGAAGTCATAAGACGGGGATCTGAACTAATTCTGTCACAACGTAAGTATGTTACAGACCTACTGTGCAAGACGAAGCTAGATGGTGTAAAGCCAGTAAACACTCCTCTGGCAGTGAATGCAAAAATTCAGAAGCAAGGTTCAACAAGGTTTTCAGATACTACATTATATCGCAGTGTTGTGGGTGCACTGCAATATCTGCACTTAACCCGACCAGATATCTCTGTGGAAGTTAACAAGGTCTGTCAATATATGCATGACCCATTTGAAGAGCATTGGGAATTGGTCAAAAGGATTATTCGGTATCTTAAAAATACAGTAAATTTTGGGCTGCATATACGTTCTACCTCAGACTTCTCTTTGCAAGCATACTCTGATGCAGACTGGGCTGGAAGTCTGGATGACAGACGATCAACTAGTGGATATTGTATATATTTCGGGGGTAACTTAATCTCTTGGAGTGCACGCAAGCAAAAGACAGTATCAAAGTCCAGTACTGAAGCGGAATACCGCGGAATTGCAATAGCTACTTCGGAAATTATCTGGATTCAATCCTTGCTGCAAGAACTTGGTTTCAACATTTCACCTCCGTTACTCTGGTGTGATAATTTAGGAGCCACGTACTTAACTTCAAATCCCATCTTTCATGCCCGCACAAAGCACATTGAGATAgactatcattttgttcgtgagcGTGTGGCTGCTGGTCTACTGCATATCAGATTCATCAGTTCACGTGATCAAGTTGCGGATATTTTTACTAAGGGGCTTCCATCACCAAGGTTTCACATTTTACGTAGCAAGTTGCAACTTCGCCAGCTGCAGTTCAACTTGAGGGGAGGTGTTAAACCAAGTCCTGAAGACTCTGCTAGAAAGACTGCACACCAAGTCTCTTGACCTAGTTTTGTGTCAGATTCTTAAGCCTACATTTGTGGCATGCTCAGTCTTTGATTTGTTTACCAAATCTGTAACAGTTTATCTTGAAAGTGATTAATATAAATTGAACCACTATCTGCACATAGCAGGTGTGGAAGCATTCACCAAAATCCATACTctaactctaaaattttatttgGGGATCTAATATCGGTCCCAGGTACAGTAGAAAATaaatgaagatgaagacaagattAGAGATATAacacaaaattggcgggaaaaagtgTTAAGATGGGCGCCAAATCTGACTTGGCATCCACGTGGTAAGCTTCCTCCGCCTAAAATCCCCCGCCAAATGACATGGCATTTATTACACTTAAATGGGCCTCGTAGTTTCAGGCGGTGAGCACTATACCATTTTGCACTGAGAATCTTCACAACTTCGCCAAATGACTTAGCCCCACCTTCACAGTGATGTGGTCATGGTCTGTGAAGCCTCCTCCGTAGGACTCGGTTTTAAAGCAAGTGGATGTGAACCCACTTATGAAATGACAACTGTTTTAAAGCAAGTAGATGCGACTGTATGGCCCTATATGCATTAAAAACTGGTGTTAGTCAGACTCTCACAATTATTGTATAGAGTTCTTCATTTGTAGGAGTTCTTAAATTTCTACTCACTGATCAGAACAAAGGGCACAACAAGATGAGTCTCCTAGAATCAGTTCAGCAACTGATGACGTTTCTGCATCTCTACTCATTACCATGTCTTCTTCTTATCATATTCCTTTCTGTACTATATTTATTCAAATCACAAAAATCAACCAGTGTTTGTTATCCGCCTTCTCCGCCAAAGCTTCCGGTTATCGGAAACCTTCATCAGATAGGATCACTACTCCACCGCTCGTTCCATGAGTTGTCTACGAAATACGGACCGATCATGCTTTTACACTTTGGTCACTCACCAACTCTTGTAGTTTCATCCGCAGAGATGGCAATAGAAGTCTTGAAAAACCAAGATCTTCTTTTTGCAAATAGGCCTTTTGCTGCTGCTGGTAAAGCTCTTCTCTATGGATGCACTGACATTGGTTTCTCATCTTACAGCGAATACTTGAGGAAAATTCGAAAGATTTGCTCTTTCGAGTTGTTGAGTATAAGAAGAATTAAAACATTCAAGTTTGTCAGGGAGGAAGAAATACAGATTCTGACCAGAAAGATAAAACTCATTTCCACAGAGATTAATTTGAGTGAAATGTTACTTGCTCTCTCAAATGACATAATCTGTAGGTGTACTCTTGGCAAGAAGTATGAAAAGGGTGGCAACAAAAGGTATAGTGAATTGCCAGAGGAGGTGACCAAGCTATTGGGCGCCGTCTGTTTCGGAGATTTGTTCCCGTCATTGAAGTTTTTGGATGTTCTAACTGGATTTACCGGTAAGCTGAAAATGCTATCCAAAGAAGTGGATGCGTTTCTTGATCAAGTAATAGACGAGCACCTTACTAAGCAAGAAGGTGATAATGTCCAAGAAGAAAGGAAGGAATACTTTGTAGATATTCTGCTCGCAAGCCAGACGGAACAACTAAACCTCACAAGAAACAATGTGAAAGCCATTCTACTGGTTAGATATCTCTCTCGCTCCCCCTTTCTCTTTCAATCTCCATAATTCCCATGCTTAAATACTTGTATTTGTTGGTGATAATTAACAGGACATGTTTATTGGTGGAACTGATTCATCATCAACAACCTTGACATGGGCGATGTCAGAACTGATCAAGAagccagcactgatgaagaaagCCCAAGATGAGGTAAGAGGAGTAATCGGAAAGAAAACAAAGGTGGAAGAAGATGATATAAGCCAAATGAAGTATTTAAGATGCATTATTAAAGAAACTCTCCGGTTACATCCTCCAGTACCACTTCTGATTCCGCGAAAGAACTTCACTAGTACAAAAATAAAAGGTTATGACATCCCACCAAATACAACAGTATTCATTAATGCATGGGCAATTCAGAGGGACTTGAAGTTTTGGGATGAACCGGAAGAGTTTCGGCCAGAGAGATTTGTCGACAATCCAATAGAATACACGGGGAGCAAGGATTATGAGTTTATGCCCTTTGGTGCTGGAAGAAGAGGGTGCCCAGGGATACCATTTGGTGTTTTGGTCGTTGAGCTTGTTCTTGCTAACCTCTTGTTTTGGTTTGATTGGGAGCTTCCTGATGGCACCGACTATGAGAAGCTAGACATGACTGAAAATTTTGGTATGAATGTCTCTAAAAAGATCCATCTGTGCGTCTTCGCTATGCCTCATTTTCCTTGAAACATTTTTTGTTTAATCACATGATTTATTTTCATGGGCGCTCGCCTAAGGGGCGCCTAGAATAGAAGGAGTATGTAAAAATGGCAGTTAAAACAGTTGATTAACAAAAACCAAACCATTCTATTTCTGTCCCATGGAGTCCATCCAAGTCTCCACAAACTTATTGTTTCACTCTTCCTCGTCATTTTCAATGGCAACTATCCATAATAATGTACGTTCGTTTCATCTCTGCAATTCTATCAGAGAGAGgagaaaaaaggaacaaaaacggATTGATAGACGTAAACAACAACAACTTACCATTGTGCCACCAACTCCTCTAATACACCATCAAACCCCTTATACTCAAACCAAGCATCAAGCTTTAGATGAAGTTCTCAAAGAGGTTAAAAACTCCATCAAGCGCGGTAATACAAATCGATACCCaaatcttttcttctcttcttgaaACATGTTTTCAGTTAGAATCGGTTAATCATGGGATTCAGATACACCATCTTATTCCTGCGGATGTTCTGCGGAAGCGTGTTAGTTTATCATCAAAACTTCTTCGGTTGTATGCTTCCTGTGGACTTATTAATAGTGCTCATCAGTTGTTTGATGAAATGCCCAAGTCTAACACGTCTGCGTTTCCTTGGAATTCTTTAATATCTGGGTACGCTGAATTGGATCGATATGAAGATGCAATGGCTCTTTATTTTCAAATGGAGGAAGAAGACGTTGAGCCTGATCAATTCACCTTTCCACGGGTGTTAAAAGCTTGTGCTGGGATTGGTTCGATTCGTATTGGCGAAGCGATTCATCGAGATGTAGTTCGGTATGGTTTTGGTTATGATGGGTTTGTTTTAAATGCCCTTGTTGATATGTATGCTAAATGTGGTGACATTGTAAAAGCTAGAAAAATCTTTGGTAAAATCAAACAGCGAGACTCAGTATCGTGGAACTCGATCTTAACAGGTTATGTTCGTCATGGTCTTCTGGATGACGCAGTTGGGATTTTACGTGAAATGCTTCTCAATGGATTTGAGCCGGATTCAGTTACCATTTCTAGTATTCTTGCTGGGTTTCCCTTATCAAAACTTGCAGGAGAAATTCATGGGTGGGTTCTTAGACGAGGATTTGAGAACAACTTATTGATTGCCAATTCTTTGATTGGTGTCTATTCTAATCAGGGGAAGTTGGACCATGCGCGGTGGTTATTCAAGATGATGCCGGAGAAAGATGTTGTTTCATGGAATTCTATAATCACTGGTCATCATAAATGTCAAGAAGCACTCACATATTTCCACGAGATGGAGAA
The nucleotide sequence above comes from Papaver somniferum cultivar HN1 chromosome 8, ASM357369v1, whole genome shotgun sequence. Encoded proteins:
- the LOC113305394 gene encoding cytochrome P450 71A1-like, which translates into the protein MAIEVLKNQDLLFANRPFAAAGKALLYGCTDIGFSSYSEYLRKIRKICSFELLSIRRIKTFKFVREEEIQILTRKIKLISTEINLSEMLLALSNDIICRCTLGKKYEKGGNKRYSELPEEVTKLLGAVCFGDLFPSLKFLDVLTGFTGKLKMLSKEVDAFLDQVIDEHLTKQEGDNVQEERKEYFVDILLASQTEQLNLTRNNVKAILLDMFIGGTDSSSTTLTWAMSELIKKPALMKKAQDEVRGVIGKKTKVEEDDISQMKYLRCIIKETLRLHPPVPLLIPRKNFTSTKIKGYDIPPNTTVFINAWAIQRDLKFWDEPEEFRPERFVDNPIEYTGSKDYEFMPFGAGRRGCPGIPFGVLVVELVLANLLFWFDWELPDGTDYEKLDMTENFGMNVSKKIHLCVFAMPHFP